In Tenrec ecaudatus isolate mTenEca1 chromosome 5, mTenEca1.hap1, whole genome shotgun sequence, the following are encoded in one genomic region:
- the LOC142449057 gene encoding large ribosomal subunit protein eL34-like: protein MVQRLTYRRRLSYNTASNKTRLSRTPGNRFVYLYTKKVGKAPKSACGVCPGRLRGVRAVRPKVLMRLSKTKKHVSRAYGGSMCAKCVRDRIKRAFLIEEQKIVVKVLKEQAQSQKAK, encoded by the coding sequence ATGGTTCAGCGTCTGACCTACCGGCGTAGGCTGTCCTACAACACCGCCTCTAACAAAACTAGACTGTCCCGAACCCCTGGTAACAGATTCGTTTACCTGTATACAAAGAAGGTCGGGAAAGCACCAAAATCTGCATGTGGCGTATGCCCGGGCCGACTTCGAGGGGTCCGTGCTGTGAGACCCAAAGTTCTCATGAGGTtgtccaaaaccaaaaaacacgtCAGCAGGGCTTATGGTGGGTCCATGTGCGCTAAATGTGTCCGAGACAGGATCAAGCGTGCTTTCCTGATTGAGGAGCAGAAAATCGTGGTGAAAGTGTTGAAGGAACAAGCACAGAGTCAAAAggctaaataa